A region from the Flavobacteriales bacterium genome encodes:
- a CDS encoding carboxypeptidase regulatory-like domain-containing protein: MKHLLSCAALGLSLFAARPAQASHIMGAELTYKWLGGMDYEMTLVAVRDCYGIWLNSGVSIAASSSLCGLNASFVLPERDTVEVAVGCTSWPTTCNGGTYPGAELHFYRDTVTLPAGCADWVFSWASCCRNAAIDNIVDADQADIYIEAWLDNANVPGNSSPIFQELPGSFICLNAPFCLPNGGYDPDGDSLVYTMVTPEEVGAVPIVYMPGFTATDPFPSSTGHVFDPVTGNHCSTPSQLGAYVVAYAVDEYRNGTWVGRSRRDIQLWVVACTMPMLDVMGVVNDTTGTPVTAGTVELYQYGLNSAGSLLVGNTPVGPGGDFAFSSLPLQQYLVRAVPDTVLYPGTATSYHESTYYWTYADVISSTCDTDMVANIGLVPVGNLAGTGYLSGFLGDLGIVRSDGPGAPWEGVGIVLEHWPGAGLAAYTRTDMDGHYHFANVADGTYRIVCDHPGLPMLSCYTVTVGAGTVIIDLNYGADPAGFYITGVVTNVPDQEAATAVLMPNPVHQGFAIIKGLHNGQVRATIIDAAGRVVFSAALNVAGGALQLPTDNLPAGSYTIVLDGHGQHFRMVKEQ; the protein is encoded by the coding sequence ATGAAACATCTTCTGTCCTGCGCTGCCCTGGGCCTTTCCCTCTTCGCTGCGCGGCCCGCACAGGCCTCACACATCATGGGGGCCGAGCTCACCTACAAGTGGTTGGGCGGAATGGACTACGAGATGACCCTGGTGGCGGTGCGAGACTGTTATGGTATTTGGCTGAATTCCGGGGTGAGCATCGCAGCCTCTTCTTCGCTCTGCGGCTTGAATGCCTCGTTCGTTCTGCCCGAGCGCGATACCGTGGAAGTGGCCGTCGGTTGCACCAGCTGGCCCACCACCTGCAACGGAGGCACCTATCCCGGGGCCGAGCTGCACTTCTACCGCGATACCGTGACGCTTCCTGCAGGTTGCGCCGATTGGGTATTCTCCTGGGCGAGCTGTTGCCGCAATGCCGCGATCGACAACATCGTTGATGCGGATCAGGCTGACATCTACATCGAAGCATGGCTTGACAACGCCAATGTTCCGGGCAACTCCTCCCCGATCTTCCAGGAACTACCGGGTTCTTTCATCTGCCTCAACGCTCCGTTCTGCCTGCCCAATGGCGGATATGACCCGGACGGCGATTCGCTGGTGTACACGATGGTGACCCCCGAGGAAGTGGGTGCTGTTCCGATAGTGTACATGCCCGGCTTCACGGCTACCGATCCGTTCCCCTCTTCCACCGGCCATGTCTTCGATCCCGTTACCGGCAATCATTGCAGCACGCCGTCGCAGCTGGGCGCATATGTGGTGGCTTACGCTGTGGACGAATACCGCAACGGTACGTGGGTGGGCCGTAGTCGAAGGGACATCCAGTTGTGGGTGGTGGCCTGCACCATGCCCATGCTCGATGTGATGGGCGTGGTGAACGACACGACCGGCACACCGGTGACGGCCGGAACGGTGGAGCTGTACCAGTACGGTCTCAACAGTGCGGGCTCTTTGCTGGTTGGCAACACGCCGGTGGGCCCCGGAGGCGATTTCGCCTTCAGTAGCCTGCCCTTGCAGCAATACCTGGTGCGTGCTGTTCCCGATACGGTGCTCTACCCGGGCACTGCTACCAGCTATCACGAGAGCACCTACTACTGGACCTACGCCGATGTGATCAGTAGCACATGCGATACCGACATGGTGGCGAACATCGGATTGGTGCCCGTGGGCAACCTCGCCGGCACGGGCTACCTCAGTGGCTTCTTGGGCGACCTGGGCATTGTGCGCAGCGATGGCCCCGGCGCGCCATGGGAGGGGGTGGGCATTGTGCTCGAGCACTGGCCCGGCGCTGGTTTGGCGGCGTACACGCGCACCGACATGGACGGACACTACCACTTCGCCAACGTGGCCGATGGCACCTACCGCATCGTGTGCGACCATCCGGGCCTGCCCATGCTTTCCTGCTACACGGTGACCGTCGGCGCCGGCACCGTCATCATCGACCTGAACTACGGTGCCGATCCTGCGGGCTTCTATATCACCGGTGTGGTCACGAACGTCCCGGACCAGGAAGCGGCCACGGCGGTGTTGATGCCCAATCCAGTGCATCAGGGCTTTGCCATCATCAAAGGCTTGCACAATGGCCAGGTGCGCGCCACCATCATCGACGCAGCGGGCCGCGTGGTCTTCTCGGCCGCGCTG